In Bacteroidales bacterium, the sequence GCAGGAATTACATTCCATAGGTTTAAAGATTTTGGGGTTACAACCTTCTGCGCTTCAATCCATTTAAGTAAGTAGTATCTGATATCCTTATCGGTTGAATGTACAAGCCTTGAGTTGAGTTGATCCGCAGGGATTCCACAACCTTGAATCAAATGTCCACCACCACCATTACCACGGAATGAGCTGGTTGCAATCCTATAGGTTTTATTAAGATCGAAGGGTGAGCCATCGGCCATTGATGTTATGGTTACTTTATCGCCTTCGGGTTTTGAAACATCAACAGTATAAAATATCCCAGCTGCGGAATCAAAGTTATAGTAGTTATTATCGAGTTGTACTTTACCATCTTTCCTAAGTTCAAGGGTTTGATCTTTACCAAGTTTAAATTTGATAAGATGATCATCACTACTTGTCATGGTATTGAACCAATGGCTATAGGAGTACTCAAGGTAACTGTCAATCTCTTTACCTGTAAGATTCATAACGTAAAGAAAGTTCTCAAACTTATAGAGTTTGAACATATCGCGAACATAAACTGGCCCTTTTTTAATTGAGGTGCTATAGGATAGAGGCGCAGCAAAAGAGATATCAGCTTTGCTAATACTCAACTGTGAACTATGAATAAAATCAATGAATGATGAGGATCCAAAATATGAATCTTGGGTTGAGGTTGATTCGGTAAAGTCAGCAATTTTACGATTTACAAAGGTTTCAATGTTTTTTGTACAATCTTTAAACTTATCCATAAACAGTGAATCAGGTTTAATGGTCTTTGTTTCAATTAATTTGCCTGTTATCTTCTTTCCTAAAACCTTACCTTTTATGTCGATATTTACCTTAATTGTTGCTTCGGAGATAAAACGTGCAGCTGATGTAGGATCGAGGATAAGAACAGAGTCTCCGTTGGTGTTTAGGAACTTCTTATTTAATTCATCGTGGTCGTGCCCTATTAGGATAACATCAAAGCCGGGAACTTTCTGGGCAATGGTTTGAGAGGAGTTCTCGTTCATTACATCATTAGGGTCTTGATCCCCGTATTTAGCATCGTGACCTGAGTGAAATAGACCAATGATAATATCAGGTTTTTCTGTCTTCTTAATTTGATCTACCCAATATTTAGCAGTGGAGAGCATGCTTTCAAAGCGCATATCGGGCCAAAGTACTTTAGGTAACCAATGAGGAATGCCAGGGGTTATAAGACCGATAACAACAATCTTCACACCTTCCTTTTGAAATGTTGTGTAGGGTAAAAAGTATGGTTTTCCATCCGATTCGTTTACTGCATTTGCAGCCATCCAAGGGAATTTCAATTCATCTCGCATTTTATTGTAAACCTTTGGACCTGCTTCAATATCATGATTTCCTAATGTTGCAGCATCGTAACCCATGAAGTTAAATACCTGCGATACAATATTCTGGTTGGTTGTATCAATAAAATTTGAGTAATACACTGTTGGTTGACCTTGTAGTATATCACCATTATCAAATAGTAAAACATTTTGATCTTTTTTAGCACGCTCCTGCTTTACATACGAGTAAACTTGAGATAAGCTAGATTGTGCAGGTCGGTTATTGATATAATCGAACGGGAATATTGAACCATGAACGTCGCTTGTTTCAAGTATTTTTATGGTAACTGTTTTTTGTGCAAATCCTGTGATAGTAGTTAAAAGGAGAAGAGTGAGGTAGATGCATTTGTAGTTTATCGTTTTCATACAAATTATTTTTTCGCAAAGTTAGATTAAATAACAGTTCTAACGCATAATTGTTTGTTCCAAACACATCCAATTATTAAGCCACTTTTTCTAATAAAATAGGATGTTTAAAGATCTATTCTTCGAAAAACGTCATTGCTAGCGAAGTAAAGAAATCGGAGTGAAGTGGAGTTCACCGTAAGTAATCTGTTTCTAATTAGCAGATAGCTTCAGTTGTTTCTTTTCATCAATGACGATTGCATAAACTTATTGGAAACCCTCATATTCGTTAGAGTTTGCATTTAAAGTAGGATTATTTAGATTTAAGAACAAGGATCAACGATTTATGATTTCTGATGTTTACGTAATCAGCTTGTTTTCAGGAATCTTCTAAAATCGTTGATCCTTGTTCGATATTCAATTTGGAATTAAATCTTACTATTTGGATATACACTAGTTATTTTGCCAAATAAACCTATTTCGATTTATCAGGATCGACTGGAATAGGAGGTAAGCTCTTGAAGTTTTTTAGCTTGTCTTTAATCACCTCAATTGCTTTACTTAGCTGGTCATCGATACCAATGTACTCTTTATAGGAATCGTTATCAATAACAATGTCTGGATCAACCCCATGACCTTCAATAATCCACTTGCTTGCTTCGGAGCTAAAGCTGGCAAACTCTGGTTTACGAAGTTCTCCTCCATCAACAAAAGGTAATGAACTCGTAATTCCTACAACTCCACCCCATGATCGTGTTCCAATTGTTACTCCAAGTCCAAGTTTTTGGAAACCATAAGGGAATAAATCGCCATCGGATGCGGAGTATCTATTTAGGAGTAAAACCTTAGGACCAACATGCGTTTGGGCAGGGATTGTTGATGCATAGGGTGTGCCTCTCCTCATTGTTTGTCTATAAACCACACGGCTTAAGCGTTCGAGGATCATTGGTGAAACATTTCCACCTCCATTCCCTCTATCATCAATGATTAAGGCTTTTTTGGTTAGCTGAGGGTAGAAGTATTTAACAAACTCATTCAAGCCTTCAACTCCCATATCGGGAATATGGATATAACCAACTTCGCCATTGGTTGCCTCAGTCACCTTTTTGATATTATTTTGAACCCATGTGTAGTAGTATAGGCTTGATTCATTTGCAATAGGAGTAACCAAAACTTTCCGGCTACCTGCAAGTTCTGGCTTACTATTGACCACTAGTTCTACAGTTTTATCCGCCTTATCAATAAGCGTTGTGTAGATATCGTTAATGTTTTGTAGGTTTTGACCATCAACGGCTAATATAAAATCACCCTTACTAACATTTACGCCAACTTCACGTAGCGGAGAACTAAGAGATTTATTCCATGTAACCCCATCGAGTATTTGGTTAATTTGGAAGTATCCACTTGAATGTTTACTAAGTTTTGCACCAAGTAAACCAAGTTTGATACGTTCTGGTTCAGGTTTTTCGCCACTATTTACGTAGGCGTGACCAACATTTAGCTCACCAATCAGCTCACCAATTACGTAGGTTAAATCTGCACGATGGTTAACATATGGAATTAACGCATCATACTTTTTATGCATTGCTTTCCAATCCAACCCATGCATATTCTCTACGTAAAAGAAATCTCTCATCTGACGCCAGCTCTCATCATATATTTGCTTCCATTCCTTGTGATAATCAACCCAAACCTTCATATTACTCAAATCCATTGTTTTTTCGAGGTTGATTTTTGATGTGGGAAGATCGATTACGCTATAGTCCGAATCTTTTTGAACCAACATCTTTTTACCATTAGAGGATATTGTGAAGGTGATTGAATCGGCAAGTTCCGTTTCGGTTTTCTTAGCTAGATCGTAAAGTTTTGCAACTTGTTTTACAGTGCTATATTGATTGAAGTATACTTTACCATCAATGCAATTAACATCCTCATAGGATGAAACATCAACAGGAAGTGCAATAATCCTTGAAAGGATGCCATCAAAATCGATTTTTACATTAACAGGCGTAACCTCTTTCTTTGGAGTATCCTTCAATTCTTTTTCTGTTTTACTATCGGATTGTTTGGTTGATTCTGTTTTATTGGCACCAACCTCGTTATTCTCAGGAGCGAATGGCGAAGGGGTTTCCTTTGAAAGCAATATCATATAGATTTTGCTCATATCCTTATAAGCATAGTTCCATTCAACGGAGCTATAGATTGGATCGAAATCTCTATCGGAAACGAATAGGAGGTACTTGCCATCATTCGAAAATGTGGGTTGATCTGATTCATACCAATTATCGGTTACAGCTTGTTTTGTAGCAGATTCAATATTGTAAACATTTATGATGTGGAATCTATTCATATCGGTAGCTGTATAGGTAACCCATTTACTATCGGGTGACCATGAATAGTCGTTGATTCGACCAAATTCACTTTTTTCAACTAGGGTTACCTTTTTTGTAGCAACATCAACATACTGTAGGCGACCCAACCTATCGTTAAATAGGATTTTCTTGCTATCGGGTGACCATGATATTCTAAAGATATAGTTATTGATTCCATCGGTTAGCTTAACTGCTTCGGTGGAGCCATCCTGCTGCTGCATATAAACTTCGTACTCACCAGATTTATCGGATAAATAGGCAATATATTTACCATCGGGTGACCATACCGCAGCACGATCATGGGCATTGGAGCTATTTGTAAGGTTGCGGGTTATCCCTTTCTCTGCAGGAACGGTGTAGATATCACCACGTGCTGAAAATACAACTCGTTCGCCATTAGGAGCGATATCGCCGCTAAAGATATTCTTACTAGCATCCTTATATGATGGTCTGGAGTATGTGAAGTCATCAATAATGTTAATCGGGATTTTTTCTGATGATTTGGTTGCAACATCGTACTTGTATATATAGCCACCGTTCTCAAAGACTATTGTTTTATCGCTAAACGAGGGGAATTTAATATCGTACTCGGTAAAGCTAGTTACCTTGGTTGTTTCGCCGCTTTTAGTGTTGTATGCGAACATATTCATTGTTCTGTCCCTATCGGATAGGAAGTAGATATTGTCACCAACCCACATTGGTACTATCTCCTGAGATACTGTATTGGTTATGTTCTTGATCTCTTTGGTATCAAAATCAAAAATTGAGATATCATCGGCCATACCGCCCTTGTAGTATTTCCAAGTTCTAAACTCACGGAAAACCTTGTTGAAGGCTAACTTTTTGCCATCGGGTGAGTAGGAACAGAAACCACCTGTCATTAATGGTAATTCTTCCGAGATACCACCGTTTATTGATACTTTATAAAGTTGGCCTGTAAAGTCGTCGTAGGTTTGTTTTCTGGAGCGGTATATAATTGATTTTCCATCGGGTGTCCAGCTCATCACAATGTTGTTAGGGCCCATACGATCCGAAATATCATCGCGATTCAAAGTTGCCGTATAGGTTAACCTTTGAGGAACGCCCCCCTGCGATGGAATTGTGAATATTTCGGTATTCCCATCATATTGCCCAGTGAATGCAATTTTACTTCCATCGGGAGAGAAGTGGGCAAACATCTCGTAGCCAACGTTATTTGTTAGTTTTCTGGCAATTCCACCAGTGAGAGGTACTGTGTATAGATCGCCTGCATAGGTGAAGACAACCTGATTGCCATTTACGGCGGGGAATCTTAATAGTTTTGATTCTTGGCTAAATGTATTACCAGCAAAAGCTACCAATACAAATATGATAATTACTATTTTCTTCATTTTTAAAACATTATTGAATGGTAAAATAAATATAAATCTCCGTTTTTTGACAATAGAAAGCAAGTAAGGTTTAGTGTTTTTTGAAATATCTTTAAACTTTCGGAGTGAACAAATGTTAAAGGTGTTTTGTTAAATATGATTTTGATACTTTCCAAAGAAGGTTTTGAGCACTCAAAATAAACCTCAACCCCTTAAAATTGCTATAACAGGGCATTGCAGTGGTTTTTCATCTTTTTTTAATTTTAAGGAGGGTAGGGGTGGTGGTTTAAATGGTTTGACTCTAATAATGCCATCGAAGGCTGCCTGTATGTCATCATCTAATCGCAAAGCGTGATACAATTATCGCAAAATGTGATAATTTTGCATTGCAATGCCACCTGTGAATGATACTATACCATAAATTGATTGTACAATAATCACTCCTCCTTTTTAAGGAGGAGCAGGGGAGGTTTCCTGTTACTTTTTACAGCTAATATAATACTAGCATTAAAACAGAAAATTATGTGCAAGTATCAGCTATAAATCCTCATTAAAAAAATCGCAAAAAGCTGAGTTTTTTTCATTGAATATTATACAAGCAATACTTTCAAGAAAAGAAAAAATGAGGTAGGGGCCCAGTTTAACGGTGTTTTTTTTATGGAGTTTGGTACGATCTGGAGACAGCAATTTAAAGAGGACGTAGATACGCTGCACTAACCGAGCGTATTTTGCGAGTTCGCTGAGAGTAATCTACGT encodes:
- a CDS encoding bifunctional metallophosphatase/5'-nucleotidase, giving the protein MKTINYKCIYLTLLLLTTITGFAQKTVTIKILETSDVHGSIFPFDYINNRPAQSSLSQVYSYVKQERAKKDQNVLLFDNGDILQGQPTVYYSNFIDTTNQNIVSQVFNFMGYDAATLGNHDIEAGPKVYNKMRDELKFPWMAANAVNESDGKPYFLPYTTFQKEGVKIVVIGLITPGIPHWLPKVLWPDMRFESMLSTAKYWVDQIKKTEKPDIIIGLFHSGHDAKYGDQDPNDVMNENSSQTIAQKVPGFDVILIGHDHDELNKKFLNTNGDSVLILDPTSAARFISEATIKVNIDIKGKVLGKKITGKLIETKTIKPDSLFMDKFKDCTKNIETFVNRKIADFTESTSTQDSYFGSSSFIDFIHSSQLSISKADISFAAPLSYSTSIKKGPVYVRDMFKLYKFENFLYVMNLTGKEIDSYLEYSYSHWFNTMTSSDDHLIKFKLGKDQTLELRKDGKVQLDNNYYNFDSAAGIFYTVDVSKPEGDKVTITSMADGSPFDLNKTYRIATSSFRGNGGGGHLIQGCGIPADQLNSRLVHSTDKDIRYYLLKWIEAQKVVTPKSLNLWNVIPADWVKVATERDRDLMFGSKQE
- a CDS encoding protease; the encoded protein is MKKIVIIIFVLVAFAGNTFSQESKLLRFPAVNGNQVVFTYAGDLYTVPLTGGIARKLTNNVGYEMFAHFSPDGSKIAFTGQYDGNTEIFTIPSQGGVPQRLTYTATLNRDDISDRMGPNNIVMSWTPDGKSIIYRSRKQTYDDFTGQLYKVSINGGISEELPLMTGGFCSYSPDGKKLAFNKVFREFRTWKYYKGGMADDISIFDFDTKEIKNITNTVSQEIVPMWVGDNIYFLSDRDRTMNMFAYNTKSGETTKVTSFTEYDIKFPSFSDKTIVFENGGYIYKYDVATKSSEKIPINIIDDFTYSRPSYKDASKNIFSGDIAPNGERVVFSARGDIYTVPAEKGITRNLTNSSNAHDRAAVWSPDGKYIAYLSDKSGEYEVYMQQQDGSTEAVKLTDGINNYIFRISWSPDSKKILFNDRLGRLQYVDVATKKVTLVEKSEFGRINDYSWSPDSKWVTYTATDMNRFHIINVYNIESATKQAVTDNWYESDQPTFSNDGKYLLFVSDRDFDPIYSSVEWNYAYKDMSKIYMILLSKETPSPFAPENNEVGANKTESTKQSDSKTEKELKDTPKKEVTPVNVKIDFDGILSRIIALPVDVSSYEDVNCIDGKVYFNQYSTVKQVAKLYDLAKKTETELADSITFTISSNGKKMLVQKDSDYSVIDLPTSKINLEKTMDLSNMKVWVDYHKEWKQIYDESWRQMRDFFYVENMHGLDWKAMHKKYDALIPYVNHRADLTYVIGELIGELNVGHAYVNSGEKPEPERIKLGLLGAKLSKHSSGYFQINQILDGVTWNKSLSSPLREVGVNVSKGDFILAVDGQNLQNINDIYTTLIDKADKTVELVVNSKPELAGSRKVLVTPIANESSLYYYTWVQNNIKKVTEATNGEVGYIHIPDMGVEGLNEFVKYFYPQLTKKALIIDDRGNGGGNVSPMILERLSRVVYRQTMRRGTPYASTIPAQTHVGPKVLLLNRYSASDGDLFPYGFQKLGLGVTIGTRSWGGVVGITSSLPFVDGGELRKPEFASFSSEASKWIIEGHGVDPDIVIDNDSYKEYIGIDDQLSKAIEVIKDKLKNFKSLPPIPVDPDKSK